CTCAATCAACTTTGAAAAATGCCCTGGCATTGGCGCCACAAACCGGGCACTTGTCAGGCGCTTCGTGTTCGCAGGTGTAGCCGCACACTGAACAGACATAGTAGTCAGCTTCTTCGAGATTCTCCAGATTGTCCAGAGCCTTCTGATACAATGCAGCGTGCACCTTCTCCACTTCATTGGCATAAGTGAAGGTTCTCTCTGCTGATTTGTTGCCCTCTTCCTTGGCTGCTTCAATCATCGCCGGGTACATGTTCTTGAATTCGTGTGTCTCCCCGGCAATTGCCTCCTTGAGGTTCTCAGCCGTGTTGTGGATGCCGCCCAGAGCCCGC
The Deltaproteobacteria bacterium DNA segment above includes these coding regions:
- a CDS encoding rubrerythrin family protein, encoding RALGGIHNTAENLKEAIAGETHEFKNMYPAMIEAAKEEGNKSAERTFTYANEVEKVHAALYQKALDNLENLEEADYYVCSVCGYTCEHEAPDKCPVCGANARAFFKVD